One Tolypothrix sp. NIES-4075 DNA segment encodes these proteins:
- a CDS encoding sedoheptulose 7-phosphate cyclase: MPSYIKINQPQTSQENKARNWSVNTSLGVNYKIVESKDLFAIENRNLLFLDGKPSKLPIRRLVVIDEKVYSLYREPIHEYFDAHAVELRILPLPISEPEKNWGAVERILEELDAFKILRRDEPLIAIGGGVLLDIAGLAANLYRRGIPYIRVPTNLLALVDASVGAKTGVNFQGYRNRIGTYYPPLVAFLDKTFLRTVDTRQICNGLGEILKIGLVKDRELFELLEKHGDLLVTKRFQGPGVPDLVIQRAIQGMVEELEPNLWEKQLERLVDFGHSFSPVIEMRALPELLHGEAVALDLAFSSVLAFQRGLLNSLDLDRVFKTMKILRLPTTHPLFCKPALLYEALEETVKHRNGLQRLPLPTGIGSARFFNDVTFEEIEMAASTLKQR; this comes from the coding sequence TTGCCTTCTTACATTAAAATAAATCAGCCGCAAACTTCGCAAGAAAACAAAGCGCGTAACTGGTCTGTAAATACATCCTTAGGTGTTAATTACAAAATAGTTGAAAGTAAGGACTTATTTGCAATTGAAAATCGAAATCTTCTCTTTTTAGACGGCAAACCATCAAAACTACCTATTCGTAGGTTGGTAGTGATAGATGAGAAGGTATATTCGCTCTACCGTGAACCCATTCATGAGTACTTTGATGCTCATGCAGTCGAGCTTCGCATTCTGCCTCTACCCATATCTGAGCCGGAAAAGAATTGGGGTGCGGTTGAGCGAATTCTTGAAGAACTAGATGCATTCAAAATACTTCGGCGCGATGAGCCACTTATCGCTATTGGGGGTGGTGTTCTTCTTGATATCGCCGGCTTAGCAGCAAATCTCTATAGGCGAGGAATCCCCTATATCCGCGTTCCGACGAACCTACTTGCTCTAGTCGATGCAAGCGTGGGAGCAAAAACAGGTGTTAACTTTCAAGGATACAGAAACCGTATCGGAACTTATTATCCTCCGTTGGTAGCTTTTCTGGATAAAACTTTTCTGCGGACTGTAGACACTCGACAGATTTGTAACGGCTTAGGAGAAATACTCAAAATCGGGCTGGTGAAGGATAGAGAGCTTTTTGAACTACTTGAGAAGCATGGTGACTTACTCGTAACAAAGAGGTTTCAAGGACCAGGCGTGCCCGATCTTGTCATTCAACGTGCTATTCAAGGAATGGTGGAAGAGTTGGAGCCGAATCTTTGGGAGAAGCAATTAGAGCGGCTCGTAGATTTTGGTCACTCCTTCAGCCCGGTCATCGAGATGAGGGCTCTACCAGAACTTCTCCACGGGGAAGCCGTAGCATTGGATCTGGCATTTTCGTCGGTGCTGGCTTTTCAGCGTGGTCTGCTGAACTCTCTAGACTTAGATAGAGTGTTCAAGACAATGAAGATACTTAGACTTCCTACGACCCATCCACTTTTTTGCAAGCCAGCTCTGTTGTACGAGGCTCTAGAAGAAACTGTTAAGCATCGTAATGGCCTTCAACGCCTCCCGTTACCGACTGGAATTGGCTCTGCTAGGTTTTTCAACGATGTCACCTTTGAAGAAATTGAAATGGCCGCATCCACGTTGAAACAACGGTAA
- a CDS encoding HAD family hydrolase, producing the protein MNHNPFFDAVVTVDNVARGKPAPEIFLLAASRLGVAPSDCIVYEDSSEGLEAACRADMHTSIARILWDCKS; encoded by the coding sequence TTGAATCACAATCCTTTCTTTGATGCTGTTGTGACTGTCGATAATGTAGCGCGGGGTAAGCCTGCTCCCGAAATTTTCCTGTTGGCTGCGAGCCGTTTGGGAGTTGCCCCCAGCGATTGCATTGTGTACGAAGATAGCAGCGAAGGTCTGGAAGCTGCCTGTCGCGCCGATATGCATACATCAATTGCACGCATACTCTGGGATTGTAAGTCATGA
- a CDS encoding SDR family NAD(P)-dependent oxidoreductase, translating to MDLQLSGKRVLVTGSSSGVGAGIAKSLAWEGASVVVHGRNKERLESVVNEIAQIGGKAAQVVGDLGTDEGAQSVVEQALAQVGGIDILVNNAGVFPESAWLETPSDDWLQIYNLNVVSAVRMIRLLVPAMKEQGWGRIIQISSSAAVEPLGNHPHYTSSKAAMLNMTVSLIRKELKDTGITVNTVSPGLIITQGVKELFHNLAKQYGWGDDWESIVKGAQKDFFSNPTGRYGVPEDVGLLVAFLVSPLAGYINGANYRIDGGSTPTIN from the coding sequence ATGGATCTGCAACTTAGTGGAAAAAGAGTTTTAGTGACCGGGAGTTCTTCTGGTGTCGGGGCGGGAATTGCTAAATCGCTCGCATGGGAAGGAGCTTCTGTAGTCGTGCATGGTCGTAACAAAGAGCGGCTTGAGAGTGTGGTCAACGAGATCGCCCAGATCGGGGGAAAAGCCGCACAAGTAGTTGGTGATTTAGGAACAGATGAAGGGGCACAGTCAGTGGTAGAGCAGGCTCTAGCTCAGGTCGGCGGGATTGATATTCTAGTCAATAATGCCGGAGTTTTTCCCGAAAGCGCCTGGTTAGAAACGCCGTCTGATGACTGGCTCCAGATATACAACCTCAATGTAGTATCTGCTGTACGGATGATCCGTTTGCTAGTTCCAGCAATGAAGGAACAGGGCTGGGGCCGGATTATCCAGATATCGAGTTCTGCTGCCGTAGAACCCCTAGGAAACCATCCCCATTACACCAGCTCTAAAGCGGCTATGCTCAACATGACGGTTAGCCTCATTAGGAAAGAGCTGAAGGACACTGGCATTACCGTCAACACGGTCAGCCCAGGCTTAATCATTACCCAGGGGGTCAAAGAATTATTTCACAACTTGGCAAAGCAGTATGGCTGGGGTGACGATTGGGAGTCGATCGTCAAGGGTGCACAAAAGGACTTTTTCTCAAACCCGACTGGACGGTATGGGGTGCCGGAGGATGTTGGTCTTTTGGTTGCATTTCTAGTTAGCCCGCTCGCAGGCTACATCAATGGTGCCAATTACCGCATCGACGGAGGCAGCACGCCAACCATTAATTAA